The Primulina huaijiensis isolate GDHJ02 chromosome 17, ASM1229523v2, whole genome shotgun sequence genome window below encodes:
- the LOC140963604 gene encoding mitochondrial outer membrane protein porin of 34 kDa-like — MGKGPGLYSDIGKRARDLLNKDYQADQKFTITTYSPTGITLTSTGTKKGELFLADINTQLKHKNITTDVKVDTASNLLTTITVDEPAPGLKTILSFRVPDQRSGKLELQYLHDYAGISSSIGLTANPIVNFSGVLGNSTVALGSDLSFDTKEGALTKLNFGASFTNSDLIAALTLNDKGDTVSASYYHTVSPLTNTAVGAEVTHSFSNNENTITVGTQHSLDPLTTVKARVNHFGKASALIQHEWRPKSLITISTEVDTKSIDKSAKFGLALALKP; from the exons ATGGGCAAGGGTCCGGGTCTCTACTCCGACATTGGCAAAAGAGCTAGAG ATCTTTTGAACAAGGATTATCAGGCTGACCAGAAGTTTACTATCACTACCTACTCGCCCACTGGAATT ACTCTCACTTCTACCGGAACAAAGAAAGGTGAATTGTTTTTGGCTGATATCAACACTCAGTTGAAGCACAAAAATATCACAACTGATGTTAAAGTGGATACCGCCTCCAAC CTCTTAACCACCATCACGGTTGATGAGCCTGCTCCTGGGCTCAAGACAATTTTAAGCTTCAGAGTTCCCGATCAAAGGTCTGGGAAG CTGGAACTTCAATACTTGCATGATTATGCCGGGATAAGCTCAAGCATAGGGTTGACCGCAAATCCCATTGTCAACTTTTCTGGTGTTCTGGGGAACAGTACCGTTGCTCTTGGGAGCGATCTTTCTTTTGATACCAAAGAAGGAGCTTTGACCAAATTGAACTTTGGAGCAAGCTTTACAAATTCTGACCTTATTGCTGCTTTAACTCT GAATGACAAGGGTGACACCGTGAGTGCATCATACTACCACACTGTGAGCCCTTTGACCAACACCGCTGTTGGTGCAGAGGTGACCCACAGCTTTTCGAATAACGAGAATACCATAACTGTTGGAACTCAGCATTCATTGGATCCACTGACCACTGTGAAGGCACGTGTCAACCACTTTGGCAAGGCAAGTGCTTTAATCCAGCATGAATGGCGCCCAAAGTCGCTTATCACCATTTCGACTGAGGTGGACACCAAGTCTATCGACAAAAGTGCCAAGTTTGGTCTGGCCTTGGCTCTGAAGCCATGA
- the LOC140963234 gene encoding uncharacterized protein, with product MGSDHVNMVIETPKATTTEMKQSSFKETLLGTQANNLTDRYQENDGFISDDDLYGEYEEDEGCPVIKISQEEKRRLRRPWQQTLIVKVMGRSIGYNYLLRRIKSLWKPKAPLELVALENDYFLVRFASLDDYEFAKYGGPWLVLDHYLIVKEWYPNFDPLSDNTEKVLVWVRFPCLPIEYYDTEFLMKIGSKIGRPIRVDQATSLVSRGKFARICVEVDINKPLLAKFMLRRKVRKIEYEGIHLICFKCGVYGHRQGECTASKAAENFDGAVAQATNGRGEHSKDPIEPNRKVLIPAEVTDTFGPWMMVSRPSRKFDKNRFGRSDNFGNQKNNKDMENIPIHHNHMHHSNFEVLGEEANYDMGLNADGTEMHYDNPTLTGHLAGKGRRPNVQVNYKETHTHNNDKSNSIIKEKQRHGLNNMGRPEYHYRPRHAAAEEEHVLVRGSQGGTHITREVIHNRPSRESWENDILLEEDLVDEHHQDPPLIPRHPGDEDLMEHDADKGENEVVKETLCNINLLGFHMNLMVWNCQGAASKELNRYLKDMIKIHNPKILGLLEPRVSGTHADTICNKMKYENWVRVEAVGFSGGIWIFWNDDVTLEILYSHPQFVLARLETNNSAPWLLSIVYGSPNPTLRKRLWQDLTKENLNIQGPWLSIGDYNSVSYEHETSTTEGATHHRSSGFNDWLFNQGLIDIGFSGSRFTWVRGLSSATFKGARLDRGVCTIEWSELFPEARVTHLPIIQSDHAPLLVRLAGNSNYKYKGPFRFQAAWLTHEDFHKVVRNEWHDQHTLSDNVSKMANTLSSWNFSTFGNIHHRKRKLVARIEGVQRSLGNQPRHSLFKLEAKLRRELDKVLEQEELLWFQKSREEWIVSGDRNTKFYHASTMVRRTRSKIEALKDDNETWITDMDQLKNKIRDFYSSLYTSDQTCASSPMGRCCFPPLPEAHSLAVNTPFSPDEIKRALFDMSPFKAPGPDGIPAGFYQKMWHIVGKSICDFALNFFESGEIPLGTNDTFLTLVPKVPNPEFVTQFRPISLCNVSYKILTKTMTNRLKTVMPDLIGPYQSSFVQGRQISDNIIVYQEVLHSMRKKSGAKGYMAIKIDLEKAFDRLSWDFIRETLTDVGLNREWIRNIMNCITTPRLSILWNGEQMDWIKPDRGIRQGDSISPYIFVLCIERLSHIICQAVNIGSWKAIRLSRNGPLISHLLFADDMVLFAEASTDQLHIIMDCLNKFCFI from the exons ATGGGATCCGATCATGTCAACATGGTGATAGAGACACCAAAGGCGACAACTACCGAAATGAAACAAAGCTCTTTCAAAGAAACCCTGCTCGGGACCCAGGCAAATAACCTAACAGATAGATACCAGGAGAATGATGGATTCATATCGGACGATGACCTCTACGGAGAATACGAAGAGGATGAAGGATGCCCAGTTATCAAGATCTCGCAGGAGGAAAAAAGAAGGCTTCGCAGACCCTGGCAGCAAACTTTAATTGTCAAGGTGATGGGCAGGTCAATTGGATACAACTACCTCCTCCGCCGAATAAAGTCTCTATGGAAACCAAAGGCACCCCTGGAACTAGTTGCTCTCGAAAATGATTATTTTCTCGTTCGATTCGCATCCTTAGATGATTACGAATTTGCGAAATACGGCGGTCCGTGGTTGGTGCTGGACCATTACTTGATCGTCAAAGAATGGTATCCTAACTTTGATCCACTCTCGGATAATACAGAAAAAGTTTTGGTTTGGGTAAGATTCCCTTGTCTCCCCATTGAATATTACGATACAGAATTCCTAATGAAAATCGGCAGTAAGATTGGAAGGCCCATCCGAGTTGATCAAGCTACCAGCCTAGTCTCGAGAGGCAAATTCGCCAGAATATGCGTGGAGGTGGACATCAACAAACCACTTCTCGCTAAGTTTATGTTGAGAAGAAAAGTCCGTAAAATCGAGTATGAGGGCATCCACTTGATTTGCTTTAAATGTGGGGTATATGGTCATCGCCAAGGAGAATGCACAGCCTCAAAGGCAGCTGAGAACTTCGACGGGGCGGTGGCACAGGCGACAAACGGGAGAGGAGAGCACAGCAAAGATCCaattgagccaaataggaaagtTCTAATTCCAGCGGAGGTTACGGACACATTCGGGCCCTGGATGATGGTATCGCGTCCTTCAcgaaaatttgacaaaaatagATTTGGAAGATCGGATAATTTTGGAAATCAGAAAAACAATAAGGATATGGAAAATATACCTATCCACCATAACCACATGCATCATTCGAATTTTGAAGTACTGGGAGAGGAAGCAAACTACGATATGGGCTTAAATGCAGATGGGACCGAAATGCACTATGATAACCCCACCTTGACAGGACACTTAGCAGGTAAAGGGAGGAGACCCAATGTTCAAGTAAATTACAAAGAGACCCACACGCATAATAATGACAAGAGCAACTCTATAATTAAAGAGAAACAGAGACATGGTCTTAACAACATGGGAAGGCCGGAGTACCATTATCGACCAAGACACGCTGCTGCTGAAGAAGAACATGTATTAGTTCGAGGATCACAGGGGGGCACTCATATAACTCGGGAGGTAATTCATAACAGGCCAAGCCGGGAGTCATGGGAGAACGACATCCTTCTGGAAGAAGATTTGGTTGATGAGCACCACCAAGACCCTCCCCTCATACCTAGACACCCAGGAGATGAAGATTTAATGGAACACGATGCAGATAAGGGAGAAAACGAAGTCGTCAAGGAGACTTT GTGCAATATTAATCTGCTGGGTTTCCACATGAATCTCATGGTTTGGAATTGTCAAGGTGCGGCTTCTAAAGAACTGAACCGCTACCTCAAAGATATGATCAAAATTCATAACCCAAAGATTCTAGGCTTGCTAGAGCCTCGAGTTTCAGGAACACACGCGGATACCATCTGCAACAAGATGAAGTATGAAAATTGGGTAAGGGTTGAAGCAGTTGGGTTCAGCGGAGGCATTTGGATCTTTTGGAATGACGATGTCACTTTGGAGATTTTGTACTCTCACCCACAATTTGTCCTAGCACGTCTAGAGACAAACAATTCGGCTCCTTGGCTTCTTTCAATAGTCTATGGAAGCCCAAATCCCACTCTTCGAAAGAGACTTTGGCAAGATCTCACCAAGGAAAACCTTAACATACAAGGGCCGTGGCTATCTATTGGTGACTACAATTCCGTGAGTTACGAGCACGAAACTAGTACAACCGAAGGTGCAACCCACCATAGAAGTTCTGGATTCAACGACTGGCTTTTCAATCAAGGCCTTATAGATATTGGTTTTTCCGGATCCAGATTCACTTGGGTAAGAGGTCTCAGTAGCGCAACCTTCAAAGGAGCCCGTCTGGATAGGGGAGTGTGTACGATTGAATGGAGCGAGCTATTCCCAGAAGCGAGGGTGACCCACCTTCCTATCATACAATCAGATCATGCTCCATTGCTCGTTAGACTTGCTGGAAACTCAAACTACAAATACAAAGGCCCCTTTCGTTTCCAGGCAGCCTGGCTCACCCATGAAGATTTTCACAAAGTAGTTCGAAATGAATGGCATGACCAACATACGCTCAGTGATAATGTTTCAAAAATGGCCAATACACTATCCAGTTGGAACTTCTCAACATTTGGTAATATCCACCATCGAAAGAGGAAGTTAGTGGCAAGAATAGAGGGTGTGCAAAGAAGTTTGGGTAACCAACCTCGACATAGTCTTTTTAAACTTGAAGCTAAATTGCGAAGAGAATTAGATAAAGTCCTGGAACAGGAAGAACTCTTGTGGTTTCAAAAATCTAGGGAGGAGTGGATTGTCTCCGGTGATAGAAACACCAAATTCTATCATGCTTCTACCATGGTCAGAAGAACTAGAAGTAAGATCGAAGCCCTCAAGGATGACAATGAAACTTGGATAACAGATATGGACCAACTTAAAAACAAAATCAGAGATTTCTACTCCTCTCTGTACACCTCAGACCAGACATGTGCATCCTCCCCGATGGGAAGATGTTGTTTCCCACCACTGCCAGAAGCTCATTCTCTCGCCGTAAATACACCTTTTTCACCAGACGAGATCAAGCGGGCTCTCTTTGACATGTCTCCATTCAAAGCTCCCGGACCAGATGGCATTCCTGCCGGATTCTATCAGAAAATGTGGCACATCGTTGGTAAATCTATATGCGACTTTGCTCTTAATTTCTTCGAATCCGGAGAAATTCCGTTGGGGACAAATGATACTTTCCTCACATTGGTCCCAAAAGTCCCTAACCCGGAGTTCGTAACCCAATTTAGACCAATTAGCCTCTGCAATGTGAGCTATAAAATCCTCACAAAAACCATGACCAATCGGCTAAAGACTGTTATGCCTGATCTCATTGGGCCATACCAGAGCAGCTTCGTCCAAGGTCGCCAGATTTCAGACAATATCATTGTGTACCAAGAGGTGCTCCACTCCATGAGGAAAAAATCTGGTGCTAAAGGGTATATGGCCATAAAAATTGACTTAGAGAAAGCCTTTGATAGACTTTCATGGGACTTTATTCGGGAAACACTTACTGACGTGGGTCTCAACAGGGAATGGATCAGAAACATCATGAATTGCATCACAACTCCCAGGCTGTCTATCTTGTGGAATGGAGAACAAATGGACTGGATCAAACCTGACAGAGGAATTAGACAAGGGGACTCAATATCTCCATATATCTTTGTTCTTTGTATTGAGCGTCTTAGCCACATTATTTGCCAGGCCGTGAACATTGGATCCTGGAAAGCCATCCGGCTATCTAGAAATGGTCCTCTCATATCACACTTGCTCTTTGCTGATGATATGGTTCTTTTTGCTGAAGCTTCAACCGACCAGCTGCATATTATCATGGATTGCTTGAACAAATTCTGCTTTATTTAG